A genomic window from Denticeps clupeoides unplaced genomic scaffold, fDenClu1.1, whole genome shotgun sequence includes:
- the LOC114775557 gene encoding fumarylacetoacetate hydrolase domain-containing protein 2-like has product MNRKQICSVTMRLVQFCRHGDASGVRIGVEHAEGQGVIDLKAFDISMPSTMKEFLEMGERGIECAQRALSSGRCMVAWSDLKLLAPVTSPEKVVCVGMNYRDHCLEQNAPIPEEPVIFSKFPSSITGPYDEITLPVNSNEVDWEVEMAFVIGRRGKHIKEEDALSHIVGFTVANDVSARDWQMQRNGKQWLLGKTFDTFCPLGPALVSPGMLKDVHKLGIRCLVNGAVVQESNTDQMIFKTEKVVAWVSQFVTLNPGDVFLTGTPPGVVCVSEAPCVPPERGYCGVPNR; this is encoded by the exons AT GAACAGGAAACAAATCTGTAGTGTCACTATGAGACTGGTGCAGTTCTGTCGCCATGGTGATGCCTCTGGGGTGCGGATTGGAGTGGAGCATGCAGAAGGTCAGGGGGTAATTGACCTGAAAGCATTTGATATATCAATGCCTTCCACTATGAAAGAGTTTCTTGAGATGGGAGAAAGAGGCATTGAGTGTGCACAGag GGCTCTTTCCAGTGGTCGTTGCATGGTGGCTTGGTCAGATTTGAAGTTGTTGGCTCCAGTAACCAGCCCTGAGAAGGTGGTTTGTGTCGGCATGAACTACAGAGACCACTGCTTGGAACAGAATGCCCCAATCCCTGAAGAGCCAGTCATCTTCAGCAAGTTCCCCAGCTCTATCACTGGCCCTTATGATGAGATCACTTTACCTGTAAATAGTAAT GAAGTGGACTGGGAGGTGGAGATGGCATTTGTGATTGGTCGCAGAGGGAAGCACATAAAA GAAGAAGATGCACTCTCTCATATAGTAGGCTTCACTGTAGCCAATGATGTCAGTGCACGGGACTGGCAGATGCAACGGAATGGGAAGCAGTGGCTCCTGGGAAAAACATTTGACACATTCTGCCCATTAGGACCTGCTCTTGTATCACCTGGGATGCTGAAAG ACGTGCATAAGCTGGGCATTCGCTGTTTAGTGAATGGAGCAGTGGTCCAGGAAAGCAACACTGACCAAATGATCTTCAAGACCGAGAAAGTGGTGGCCTGGGTGTCTCA GTTTGTCACTTTGAACCCAGGGGATGTGTTTCTCACTGGAACACCTccaggtgtggtgtgtgtttcgGAAGCCCCCTGTGTTCCTCCAG AGAGGGGATATTGTGGAGTGCCAAATAGATGA